A DNA window from Christiangramia salexigens contains the following coding sequences:
- a CDS encoding DUF2141 domain-containing protein yields the protein MKTIALLLAMLLGTFVQAQTQDEGILQVEVPNVQSAEGAVLFALYTESNFMKPDAGITARSEIMDGKASVSFDNLAPGTYAILVLHDKNNNQKMDFDSNGMPLENFGSSGDTINYAPPNWPNSQFKFEGGTKTIEIRF from the coding sequence ATGAAAACTATAGCCTTATTACTCGCGATGTTGCTTGGTACGTTTGTGCAAGCCCAAACACAGGATGAAGGTATACTCCAGGTCGAGGTGCCTAATGTACAATCTGCAGAAGGTGCAGTTCTCTTTGCGCTTTATACAGAATCTAATTTTATGAAACCAGACGCAGGTATCACTGCAAGGTCTGAAATCATGGATGGTAAAGCCAGTGTAAGTTTTGATAACCTAGCTCCCGGCACTTATGCGATCCTGGTTCTACATGATAAGAACAATAACCAAAAGATGGATTTTGACAGCAACGGAATGCCTTTGGAAAATTTTGGCAGCAGCGGAGACACCATAAATTACGCCCCCCCTAACTGGCCGAATTCACAATTTAAATTCGAAGGTGGGACAAAAACGATAGAAATCAGATTTTAA
- a CDS encoding LysR family transcriptional regulator: MTITQLHYVLAVAEHQNFTKAAQKVFVTQPTLSMQIQKLEEELEITIFDRTKKPIQLTEVGQKIVQQARNIVNESDRIQDIVDQQKGFIGGVFRLGVIPTVMPTLLPMFLGNFIKKYPKVKLKIEELHTEAILEKLKEGHLDAAIAATPLEVEGIKENPLYYEPFVAYIPKDHKFNKSDKLDVNDLDIDDMLLLEDGHCFKDGIINLCKASKEYDDEQLQLESGSFETLIKLANEGLGMTLLPYLHTLDLKESEMKNLKMFKDPVPAREVSLIYNRSELKMQIIEALRSTIAGVVKGAITFQNVQIISPLNKQKEFNS; this comes from the coding sequence ATGACGATAACCCAGTTACACTACGTACTGGCTGTAGCCGAACATCAGAATTTCACAAAAGCTGCCCAAAAGGTTTTTGTCACCCAGCCTACTCTGAGCATGCAGATACAAAAGCTTGAAGAGGAACTGGAGATTACCATTTTTGATCGTACCAAGAAACCGATCCAACTAACCGAGGTTGGACAGAAGATCGTGCAGCAGGCCAGAAATATTGTCAACGAGAGTGACAGGATTCAAGACATTGTAGATCAACAGAAAGGGTTTATTGGAGGTGTATTCAGGCTAGGGGTAATCCCAACCGTGATGCCAACCCTTTTACCTATGTTCCTGGGTAATTTTATAAAGAAATATCCTAAAGTAAAGCTTAAGATCGAAGAGCTTCATACCGAAGCAATTCTGGAAAAACTTAAAGAAGGACATCTGGATGCTGCTATTGCAGCAACTCCGCTTGAAGTTGAAGGCATAAAGGAAAATCCGTTATACTATGAACCCTTTGTGGCTTATATCCCGAAAGATCATAAATTCAATAAATCGGATAAGCTGGACGTAAACGATCTGGATATAGATGATATGCTGTTGCTTGAAGACGGACATTGCTTTAAAGACGGGATCATAAATTTATGTAAAGCCAGTAAGGAATATGATGATGAACAACTACAGCTTGAGAGTGGTAGTTTTGAAACACTAATAAAACTAGCCAACGAAGGTCTGGGAATGACCCTTTTACCCTATCTGCATACCCTGGACCTAAAGGAGTCTGAAATGAAGAATCTAAAAATGTTCAAGGACCCAGTTCCTGCTCGAGAGGTAAGTCTTATCTATAATCGTAGTGAACTAAAGATGCAGATCATAGAAGCTCTTCGCAGCACTATAGCCGGGGTAGTGAAAGGAGCCATTACCTTTCAAAATGTTCAGATAATAAGTCCTCTCAACAAACAGAAAGAATTTAATTCATAA
- a CDS encoding TIGR00266 family protein, producing the protein MNAHEIDYRIYGEEMQYVELELDPREAVIAEAGNFMMMDDGIKMDTIFGDGSKQNEGFLGKVLGAGKRLLTGESLFMTIFSNNGSAIKRISFASPYPGKIIPIDLTEFRGKFICQKDAFLCAAKGVSIGIEFNKKLGRGLFGGEGFIMQKVEGDGMAFVHAGGTMARKELAPGEKLKVDTGCIIGFTQDIDYDIEFVGGIRNTFFGGEGLFFASLTGPGTVYIQSLPFSRLANRVHQAAPQRGGKDKGEGSILGGLGDVLSGDNRF; encoded by the coding sequence ATGAATGCACACGAAATAGATTATAGAATTTACGGGGAAGAAATGCAATATGTTGAGCTAGAACTGGACCCCAGGGAAGCTGTTATTGCAGAAGCCGGAAACTTTATGATGATGGATGATGGGATCAAAATGGATACCATTTTTGGGGACGGTTCTAAACAGAATGAAGGCTTCCTTGGAAAAGTTCTCGGTGCAGGAAAACGCCTGCTTACAGGTGAAAGTCTTTTTATGACTATCTTCTCCAATAATGGTTCGGCAATAAAACGTATTAGTTTCGCTTCACCTTATCCAGGTAAGATCATTCCTATTGATCTTACAGAATTCCGGGGTAAATTCATTTGCCAGAAAGATGCTTTTTTATGTGCGGCTAAAGGGGTTTCCATTGGAATTGAATTCAATAAAAAACTGGGCAGGGGACTCTTTGGTGGCGAAGGTTTCATCATGCAAAAAGTGGAGGGTGACGGGATGGCATTTGTTCATGCCGGTGGAACAATGGCCAGAAAGGAACTGGCACCCGGAGAAAAACTTAAGGTAGATACAGGTTGTATCATCGGTTTTACTCAGGATATAGATTATGATATTGAATTTGTTGGTGGTATCCGTAACACGTTTTTTGGAGGTGAAGGTCTGTTTTTTGCAAGCCTAACCGGTCCGGGAACTGTTTATATACAGTCCTTACCATTTAGTCGTTTGGCAAATAGGGTACATCAGGCAGCACCTCAGAGAGGTGGCAAGGATAAAGGTGAAGGCAGTATATTAGGAGGTCTGGGAGATGTATTAAGTGGCGATAATCGCTTCTAA
- a CDS encoding DUF4442 domain-containing protein, producing MELSPSGLNSFLILKLPSAWICGVRVKHLDETQCEVGVKHRWINQNPFNSMYFAVQAMAAELSTGALVMSKIKKSGSNISMLVAQNRSVFSKKATGRISFNCYDGKLIDEAITKTIETGEGQNFWMKSVGINEEGTEVSVFEFEWTIKLKNQK from the coding sequence ATGGAGCTTTCACCATCAGGACTTAATTCATTTTTAATTCTAAAATTGCCAAGCGCCTGGATCTGCGGCGTAAGAGTAAAACATCTCGACGAAACTCAGTGTGAAGTAGGGGTTAAACACCGTTGGATCAATCAAAATCCTTTTAATTCGATGTATTTTGCTGTACAGGCTATGGCGGCAGAACTTAGTACCGGAGCACTTGTTATGAGCAAGATCAAGAAGTCTGGAAGTAACATTTCCATGCTAGTCGCTCAGAACAGATCGGTTTTTTCTAAAAAAGCTACAGGTAGAATATCTTTTAATTGTTATGATGGTAAATTGATTGATGAAGCGATCACCAAAACCATAGAAACCGGAGAGGGCCAAAATTTCTGGATGAAATCTGTTGGTATTAACGAGGAGGGAACGGAGGTATCGGTGTTTGAATTTGAGTGGACGATTAAGCTAAAGAACCAAAAATAA
- a CDS encoding DUF4870 domain-containing protein translates to MKTESINQNKTLVTVLHLSVFTKYFIPLGNFIFPMLLWLSRKQDAFVDHHGRNALNFQISMFLYTVFLVAVGAAAMVYFGIKLSLGQAFFMEHGPEFPGNFSDALPFIITAGILGILLLGLFILELFAVISASLKASEGKLYNYPLSIRFIGSGDSEESNHQNHQSKNEQFNSTEKQRL, encoded by the coding sequence ATGAAAACAGAATCAATCAATCAAAACAAAACCTTGGTAACCGTACTTCATCTATCGGTGTTTACCAAGTATTTTATTCCGCTAGGGAATTTCATCTTTCCCATGTTATTATGGCTAAGCCGCAAACAGGATGCATTCGTAGATCATCACGGCAGGAATGCACTGAACTTTCAGATCAGTATGTTCCTTTATACGGTATTCCTCGTGGCAGTTGGCGCAGCAGCCATGGTATACTTCGGAATAAAATTAAGCCTGGGACAGGCGTTCTTTATGGAGCATGGTCCCGAATTTCCCGGAAACTTTTCAGATGCCCTGCCCTTCATCATCACTGCAGGAATTCTTGGGATCCTCCTTTTAGGGCTTTTTATTTTAGAGCTTTTTGCAGTCATCAGTGCAAGTTTAAAGGCCAGTGAAGGGAAATTATACAATTACCCATTGAGTATCCGGTTCATTGGTTCCGGAGACTCAGAAGAGTCTAACCATCAAAATCATCAATCAAAAAATGAACAGTTTAATTCTACAGAAAAACAAAGACTATGA
- a CDS encoding PadR family transcriptional regulator — translation MKIENTKAQMRKGVLEYCILSVLRDEDAYVAEILDTLKDAKLLVVEGTIYPLLTRLKNAGLLSYRWEESTSGPPRKYYGLTETGKIFLRELTGTWDELQTAVNIVTTQKKKNHE, via the coding sequence ATGAAGATCGAAAACACAAAAGCCCAGATGCGTAAGGGCGTTCTGGAATACTGCATACTCTCGGTACTTCGTGATGAAGATGCCTATGTTGCAGAGATCCTGGACACCTTAAAGGACGCAAAGTTACTGGTGGTTGAAGGTACTATATATCCCTTGCTCACCAGACTTAAGAATGCCGGACTTCTCTCCTATCGTTGGGAGGAATCTACAAGCGGGCCACCAAGAAAATACTATGGTCTTACCGAAACAGGCAAAATATTTCTCAGAGAACTAACAGGAACCTGGGATGAGTTGCAAACAGCAGTTAACATCGTAACCACTCAAAAAAAGAAGAATCATGAATAA